From the genome of Phlebotomus papatasi isolate M1 chromosome 2, Ppap_2.1, whole genome shotgun sequence:
TTTAAACCTTGAGTTGAGCTTTTCAACGATtatcgttgtaaaattcaactttacctgaattttcaaccaattaTCGTTGTAATGAAAAGCCCATTGCCGCGGCGGCGTTAGAAGTTCACAAAGGTGTCATTGTGCAGCACAAGTGCAAAAGGAAGCTGACAATCTCAACagtttttcactattttacggaaagtttttgacaattttcctaAACCCAGGGACACAGGAAGTCAGATAGATTTccagaaaattgagaaattcacGAATTTCTCAAAAGCTGAGGATTTCTTTGAATCATTCGACATCAATCAGCTCCACGCATGGAAATCTGAATCTGACTGTCTGAGCTCCCAAAATAAACAAATCcagccaaaagaaaactctagtgCTCCAAACATATCTCCCTTAAGCCTCAAAATGGAATTAAGGGAGACAAAAAGTatgcaaaacatatttttttcctgAGAGAGCAAAACAGGGAAACAAAGCGTtctagctttgcgaaatgcttgacCTCGtgtcttatataaaaaaaatttaagaattaaagtTATTGTGAAAAGTTCTCTCAGGTTTatccatttttaaatttcaaccaaatttaattaattgccatccaaaatttttttactgctctttgttgttttttgcaatttaataattaattcaatCTGTATTAAGTCGGTATGTATCAAGCcatgtaaaatgaaaatattcaaggAAATATGTATTTCGCgaatcgagcattccgcaaatctagaacgctttgccatccatattttattattcagatATCAACATAGggtattagttttatttttttttaatttattttaattcacagGCGGGGacagatattaaaaatatttatctttaggAGTGAGCCACCATCCAGACAAATATTAGGTAAGTTTGcagaatcaaaattttacaagaattgTGGTTGTAGAGATATGAGTTATtgatatgaattaatttaaatttgtgtatAATTTTTCCTTGGTATTAAAATCGTTTTGAGACATAAGTAATCACTGAATTTTGCTTTATAAGAATCGTAAATGCATTTTAGTAGTATGAcactgttaattttaaaaatttcacgtaAAATTCCAAACACAGACATAAATTATGCTAACAATCTGCTAATATTACACTTAAGAGAGTAGATGAGTCAAAAAGATTAGAAAATAccatattttctgtaatttttttcaatattattataatttaagttgttaagcatataaaattacaacatttaaacaatattttctggaattttaaattaaaaatctttaaaattccgCTGTTGAGACCAGATTTCTGGatacttattttgaaaaaaaacatgcttttccgtggacaagatttctcagagtgtatttatcagaaatcaaaaagataaatatttcctattagctgaCGAGTAAACGCGTACTTAAAtggtagattttttaaaataaaatttgtattgttggtagaattttagaaaaaaaaaatacaatttttgtcgtATTTTATACCACGTTttctcttgtaaaataagttgtgatcaagatgaaaaatactaccgttcaagtacgagcttAACTCataagctaacaggaaatatttagtttttttttttatttctgatgaatatactctgagaaatcttgtccacggaaaagcacgttttttcaaaataagtctccgaaaatcaggtcccaataggtgaattttaaagatttttaattgcaaatttcagaaaatatagataaaatgtTATACATTTTTATGCTTATGAGCTCGAATTATTTTTCTGTATTCTTCTTATTCAACTAGAGATATTCAGCGAAAACTACTACGATAATCGATTtactcccattacacgcgataatcgtagtaattattttttactgtgtgagATATTGAGATTTATGTTaggagaaacacaataatattttatcgtaacttccatcgtttataaaaccgtaacttctaatgtatggagatcttggaagttacgacaattttcaaaaacacattatatcaattttaattactctagggataatgagtgcctttatttcactaaattagtcaattaaactgtggtccctgaccctaaaagcttttatttcataaattttatttaataaattttgtgcgccgcatcgcttgttttgttttgaaataatgacagatgggcagggatttttcctcatttttttctcacaaatatcgaattaaaatgatttaatgtagcgatattcgcactgtctttgaatatttggaagagtttgtgaacattttaatgagaaatattaaatttttgctgcaaattacaagccacgcaagcgaGCTAAACAAGTTACGGCAAATtctgattactgaaaattttgtatggaaatttgtcgtaacttccccaaaaatggaagttacgacaaattctgataaatttttattaattaagggcacttacgataatttttgtttaaaataatttttaatgggcttataaatgtttctttttctcaagtgagtttaataaacaaaattacgccgattctaaatatgtatatatcccaaaatcgcaaaaatgaagttacgacaaatgctgattaaaCTGACGAAGTGTATCCAAGTACAAAAATGAAAATACGAATGATCTGTACACTATGTAAATTGAAGTAAATTAGCAAAATTAATGTTCCTGGTCAAATAAGTGTTCTCCTATGCATTTTGCACTTCCTGACGACGACTTCCTTAACTGACGATATTACTTTCtatgtagagttcgagcagtaaaattattaaagttaAGCTATCTGTAGCTAAACTTCAGGTTTCAGGCCCGAATAAATATTATGCAATGACTATGATTCTATATTCTAGAATTGTCAACTGTTTTTACATagcaaaataatatttaaaaaaatttacattatagTAATCTGTAGCCAACTAATACTGAATCCTAGTAAAGCATTCGTTTCGCTATACAAGTTTTCAAGAACGATCATTTGAGTAAAGCATTATTGAAAACAAGACTAATGATTTCAATATTTCCaacaaattctttaaaaaaaaaactaatttattaaaaaaatattggaagttGGTATATCACTACCTGCATCAAGaaactttcaaatttaatttacttatcACAGAGACGATTGGTACAGTTTATAGTAAATTCCACTTAAACTCATGAGGTCATTGTGAGTTCCCATTTCGGCGATTTGTCCTTTATCAATAACGCAGATCAGATCAGCATTCCGGATAGTGGAGAGTCTGTGTGCAATTACGATGCAAGTACGATTCTCACTTGCTCTTTCCAGAGCGTTCTGGACCGTCTTTTCACTCTCTGCGTCCAAGGCTGAAGTGGCTTCATCAAGGAGAAGGACCTTTGGATTCCGAATGAGGGCTCTAGCAATGGCAATCCTCTGCTTCTGTCCACCTGATAACTGAGTTCCTCTTGAACCCAAAGGTGTATCGTAGCCCTGAATATTTAAAGGTACCATAACAGATTTAACTAAAATCATTAATAATCAAGACTAACCAAAGGAAGTTTCGTGATGAATTCCGAATGAATTTGAGCCTCTTTCGCTGCTTCGATGATCTCTTCCATTGATACCACCCTCGAGTTATCCCCGTAAGCGATGTTCTCAGCAATAGTTCGATCGAAAAGAACAGGTTCCTGAGAAACAAGGCCAAGATGCGATCTAAGATTTCGAATTGAGAAATCTACTGTCGATACACCATCAAGCTTGACCTTTCCTTGATCCGGATCATAGAATCTGAGGAGGAGTTGGATACATGTTGACTTTCCACATCCCGAAGGCCCAACAAGGGCTACAGTTTTCCCTTGCGTCATACGAAGACTAAGTCCTCTTAGAATTTCAGATTTAGGTCGAGTTGGGTATCGAAATCTTACGTTTTTAAGACTGACGTTACCCAGTATgttctaaaacaatttttaattgaataagcTATAGATTAATCGTGGAAAAATTGCCGTTCAGCTTCTGTGGGAATTTTCTGAGGtaagctccgtccggacgcggcaGCACAAGGTGTGGAGTCCTCAAcccaaaagatcaaaaaactcATTCTTCGACacgctttcgacacgctccgtgtcttcctcagtggtcgagtgatgtcaaagatcactgggtttCGTTATTTTGGGGATCCTACAACATTGGAGGGAGGGTTCCAgggtgctcatacaaatatctTGGAGACACAGCACCAAACACTCTTCAATCATCAGAAGACAACCCAGATCAGAAGTTGTCTTCTGATGTTTGAAGAGTGTTTGGTGCTGTGTCTTCGtgatatttgtatgagcacccTGGAACCCTTCCTCCAATGTTGTAGGATCCCCCAAATAACGaaacccagtgatctttgacatcactcgaccactaaggaagacacggagcgtgtcgaaagctctggagaagagtgagttttttgatcttttgggTTAAAGACTCCACAGCTTGTGCTGCCGtgtccggacggagcttccctctGAAAATTTCCACTAAAGATTAATTGTGAATGACTTACAGGCTTATCTAATGGGTTGGGAGGATCTTCAATTTTTGGTTTCCTATCCAGTAAATTAAGTATATTCTCTGCAGATATAAGAGCCATATTAACATTTGGGGAATATATTAAAACTACACCCATCATCCAAGCACCATAGAGCATCGATTCAATTACGCTGTAAGATAGAGTAAAACCATTGGAAATAAATTGGTAATTATGATTGTAATTACTTACGTTATCACTTGAACATAGTTAGCACTTCCATCCGCAATTAGGTATCCGCCAGCTAAAAAAGATAGGCCGTATGTAAAAATGTTCATCGTCATATTCAAACTATAGGCCAGTCCTCTGAACTTTGAACTCCGGATGGCTTCACGAGATGCCAAATCTATTTCTGTATTAAACCTCTGAAGAATATAATGCTCCTGACCTAGGCTTGCTACCGTTCGGATATTAGAAATCGCTTCAACAGCAATTCTTGAAGCACTTTCCATTGCAGTTTTCTCTTTGATTGCACTCGATTTTGCGTATTGGGATTCAATAACAGCTACAGCTAGAAGAATTGGAATTGTAATGGCAACAATCAACGCCAGCTTCCATGAAGCAATAAGCccaattatgaacccaatagcTACTGCCGCAGTAGCTTGAAGTATCCCAGCTAATCGACTACCGGTCGCTCCCTGAACATTGGCACAATCGGATGAAAGTCTAGCCGAAAGTGCTCCAACGGAATTCTCTGGAACATCATACCAAGTCATCTCTTGTCGCATTGCTGAACTGAATGACCATTTTCTCAGCAGTGATGTCAGATGAACTCCGGCTTTCCCGAATGCAAATGTTTGTAGTAGAGCGGACAATCCTGCTAGGGTTGCCAGCAGAAGCGTCCACAAAGTATATTTAAGTCCAATTTCATAGATGAGATTGCTCTCCGTTATATCAAATACTTCAAAATACTTTGCATAGAGTATGCCACTTAACGGAAATGCCGATCCTACAACAACAGCACATAAGCATCCAGATATCATCAACTTCCACTCATTGAAGCTTAACTTCAATATGCGTTTCATTGTGCTCTGCTTTCTCTTATCTTCATTATCTGTttgcactttcaatttttttgcgtCAACAAACGACTCTTCCTCTTTTAAGATGTAGTTAGAAATGTTAGTATCTACTTTAGCATCATGAGTATTATCTTCTTCGTCAGATAATGTAGCGTCTTGATTTGCTGTCTCAAGATGGTAATAGACTCCCTTGAGATCCATAAGCTCAGTACGAGTACCTTTCTCTACAATTACACCTTGATTGAAAACAATAATTTCATTGGCATTTCGGATACTTGAGAGTCTGTGGGAGACAATCAAGGTTGTTCGACCTTCAGATGCCTTGTCCAGAGCCTTTTGAACTTCTCTTTCGGATTCCGTGTCAAGAGCCGAAGTGGCCTCGTCCAAGAGGAGAATCTTAGGATTTCTAACTATGGCCCTTGCAATTGCAATCCTCTGCTTCTGTCCTCCGGATAGCTGGGTACTGTTCTCAGCTAACATAGTATTGTATTCAAGTGGAAGCTTTTCGATGAAATTGTGGCAATTTGCGATTTTAGCTGCAGCGATAATTTCTTCATGGGTCGCTTCCGGATTCCCATATCGAATGTTCTCAGCAATCGTGGCTGAGAAGAGAACAGGTTCCTGACCTACAACTCCAATTCGAGACCTTAGAAATGCTATATTGAGTTCCTTAATATTGACCTCGTCTATGGAGACAATTCCCTGCGATAAATGATACAATTTATAGACTacgaaaaatgagaaaataataCTTTATCCCTACCTCAATTGGATCGTAAAGCCTCTGAATTAGCTGAAGGCATGTAGATTTACCGGATCCCGAACTGCCTACCAAAGCAACAGTTTGTCCTTTATGTACCTTAAAACTGATCCCTTTCAGGACTTTCACATCACTTCTTGATGGGTATTCGAAACGGATATTCTTAAATTCAACGTCTCCtctgaaattttctatctttttgCCAACTGGACTGAAGGGATCAATCTTTGATCTACGGTTAATGACTTCATAGATAGAAGTTGAACTACCTTTAGCTGCAATTATTGTCTCCAAGCTGGGAATGGTGAATGTAACGAATTGTGCTCCGTTTATCATGCACAAAACAATCAGAAGAATGGTCTTCACTGTGTATGTCCTGTCTTCAGGGGGTAAGTCAAAGTCCAAGACCATAAGGTGTATCCCGTAGTAGAAAGCACATCCAAAGCCACCGAAAACTAGGAACCACATTACACCGCTCTGGAGACCGGAATAGAAACTCTTGAGAATGCCAGTCTTTTCGGCCTTTCGGAGACTTTCTGCATATCTCTGAGATTCTTTTTCTTCCCCACCGAATGCTGCAACAGTTCTGATTGAATTGAAAACTTCTTCAGCAATAGATCCTGCAACTGAGTAACTTTCTACTTCTCTTTCTGCCAATCGAGCTTCTGATTTTCCCACAAATATTGAACAACCAACAATGAGGACTGTATAGACACCCCCTATGACTATGGTCAATTGCCATCCTGTTACAAAACTCAAAGTCATGTGGCAGGTGAAGGCTGATAGTAGTAATACTGTTGTCACGAGCTTCTCTCCAATGGCATCTTTGAGTAAATCGAGATTGGATGTTATTTTGGTTGCAAAGTCCAAACTACTTTTGGAATCGTACCAAGTCATATCTTGACTGAGGACTGACTTCAGGAAAAGCTTTCTAATCCTCGTTGTCTGCCTCAGAGCAATGAGATTCATAATGTAGATGGCAATGCTTATACCAAATACCATCACAAGTATCAGTAAAGTACTGATAATGAAGCATGCAAATGCATCTTCACGTAGAGCTTCTCGTCTCTCCGAAATTGTTGCATTCACAAGGATCCTTCCTCCGCCAAAGATGGGCAGAAGCACTGTGGAAATGTCCGTAGTGTTGGACACTGACCTATCAACCAGCATAGACAGAGTTTCAGAATAGATCAATGTGGACATTGGATGACCCGCAGACATAACAAAGATCATCGAGAGCATCCCCAAAGTGACGCAGATTTCTGTTTTGGTTGCGAAACGAAACTGAAGAAGAGTCCAAAGTttgtattaagaaaaaaaatatcggcTTTTTCCATCATcccaattaatttatttgtgatGCCCAGAGATCAATTTGTGTTACTCACCAAATCATATAATGAACTTGATGGTGTCTCCCTTTTCTTCGATGCTTTGTCTGCCAATAAATCATGCTTAATTGTTgccttcatatttttttctgtaatacttATCACATGAATTTTTTCATCaagttttcaatttctgaaagTAGGAAAACAAGGTTCTAACTGGGGCACTAttctgattaaattaaattgtgagaATTCTTGTGAAAATTCGCACTAATTCAGAGTGTTTTCCTCAAAGAAAATAACTAAACATTTGATCAAACAATTCAATGAGAAATCATAAGCAGATGTTTAGATTCAGTGtacttcaattaaatatttttttatatctctGAATAAGACAAAATTATCATTTTCGCGCCAAGAATTCTCCCCTGCTGAGATGACTACTCACGATTTGCACGATTATCGTATGAATTTATTGCACCTTAAAATCACGTCTTTGAGAGTGTCTTGAGCACTAGTAGAACATTGAGATGAATTTTCCTAAGACTGCACAAGCAATCCTCTCACAATGAAGACTCACAAGATACTGATATTAATAGCCAAATCATCAGCAACACACTCCCTCGAAGACGCTGATATGACGTGATCATTATCTTGGCAATAGagtgacaatttattttttatctttctgAGGCATTTCGTCTCGTGTCGTCAGGCTGCTGGGTATGCTCTTTTTCGCATGGTTGATTTTAATTCATTGAGTATGAGTTCTAAGAACATTATCAAATTGTGAGATCATAAAGTGATAATAAAAACTTGTCCTTAGAATGTAAGTGATCCCAATTGCATCTTAATCAATTacatttgatattttattgattttatgacAAATTCCAAAGTTATTCAGTCAGAAATGAATTTTAATCAGTTAATTAGTACAATGAATATTTGTAGTAAGACCAATTatggaaaattaacattaaaaaacataatCAAATAAAAGGTATTCAAGTAAAATACGGCCAATACAGttagcaaaaataaaatataaaatattctaaaacattCGTATAGAAAGATTCCTTATGAGAGACTATAAATCTATCTAAACTAATT
Proteins encoded in this window:
- the LOC129802536 gene encoding multidrug resistance protein homolog 49-like is translated as MKATIKHDLLADKASKKRETPSSSLYDLFRFATKTEICVTLGMLSMIFVMSAGHPMSTLIYSETLSMLVDRSVSNTTDISTVLLPIFGGGRILVNATISERREALREDAFACFIISTLLILVMVFGISIAIYIMNLIALRQTTRIRKLFLKSVLSQDMTWYDSKSSLDFATKITSNLDLLKDAIGEKLVTTVLLLSAFTCHMTLSFVTGWQLTIVIGGVYTVLIVGCSIFVGKSEARLAEREVESYSVAGSIAEEVFNSIRTVAAFGGEEKESQRYAESLRKAEKTGILKSFYSGLQSGVMWFLVFGGFGCAFYYGIHLMVLDFDLPPEDRTYTVKTILLIVLCMINGAQFVTFTIPSLETIIAAKGSSTSIYEVINRRSKIDPFSPVGKKIENFRGDVEFKNIRFEYPSRSDVKVLKGISFKVHKGQTVALVGSSGSGKSTCLQLIQRLYDPIEGIVSIDEVNIKELNIAFLRSRIGVVGQEPVLFSATIAENIRYGNPEATHEEIIAAAKIANCHNFIEKLPLEYNTMLAENSTQLSGGQKQRIAIARAIVRNPKILLLDEATSALDTESEREVQKALDKASEGRTTLIVSHRLSSIRNANEIIVFNQGVIVEKGTRTELMDLKGVYYHLETANQDATLSDEEDNTHDAKVDTNISNYILKEEESFVDAKKLKVQTDNEDKRKQSTMKRILKLSFNEWKLMISGCLCAVVVGSAFPLSGILYAKYFEVFDITESNLIYEIGLKYTLWTLLLATLAGLSALLQTFAFGKAGVHLTSLLRKWSFSSAMRQEMTWYDVPENSVGALSARLSSDCANVQGATGSRLAGILQATAAVAIGFIIGLIASWKLALIVAITIPILLAVAVIESQYAKSSAIKEKTAMESASRIAVEAISNIRTVASLGQEHYILQRFNTEIDLASREAIRSSKFRGLAYSLNMTMNIFTYGLSFLAGGYLIADGSANYVQVITVIESMLYGAWMMGVVLIYSPNVNMALISAENILNLLDRKPKIEDPPNPLDKPNILGNVSLKNVRFRYPTRPKSEILRGLSLRMTQGKTVALVGPSGCGKSTCIQLLLRFYDPDQGKVKLDGVSTVDFSIRNLRSHLGLVSQEPVLFDRTIAENIAYGDNSRVVSMEEIIEAAKEAQIHSEFITKLPLGYDTPLGSRGTQLSGGQKQRIAIARALIRNPKVLLLDEATSALDAESEKTVQNALERASENRTCIVIAHRLSTIRNADLICVIDKGQIAEMGTHNDLMSLSGIYYKLYQSSL